A region of Streptomyces sp. NBC_01267 DNA encodes the following proteins:
- a CDS encoding RDD family protein, with protein sequence MSFGDPNPNPNNPYGQPQQPGGYPQQAPQGVPQQPGYGYPQAPPVQGYPQAPGYGGQPPQFGGWWRRVGGTIIDGLISGIPYGVLVGIGGSIGGGAGSALVIVGLLVAIAIFLWQLYNEGTNGQTIGKKAVGISLRRESDGQPIGFGMAFVRKIAHFVDSIACYLGWLWPAWDSKKQTFADKLCSTVVVRVD encoded by the coding sequence ATGAGCTTCGGCGATCCGAACCCGAACCCGAACAACCCGTACGGCCAGCCCCAGCAGCCCGGCGGCTACCCGCAGCAGGCCCCGCAGGGCGTGCCGCAGCAGCCCGGCTACGGCTACCCGCAGGCGCCCCCGGTCCAGGGCTACCCGCAGGCGCCCGGTTACGGCGGCCAGCCCCCGCAGTTCGGTGGCTGGTGGCGCCGGGTCGGTGGCACCATCATCGACGGCCTCATCTCCGGTATCCCGTACGGCGTGCTGGTCGGGATCGGCGGCTCGATCGGTGGCGGCGCCGGTTCCGCCCTCGTGATCGTCGGACTCCTCGTCGCCATAGCCATCTTCCTGTGGCAGCTCTACAACGAGGGCACCAACGGGCAGACCATCGGCAAGAAGGCCGTCGGCATCAGCCTGCGGCGCGAGAGCGACGGACAGCCGATCGGCTTCGGCATGGCGTTCGTCCGTAAGATCGCCCACTTCGTGGACAGCATCGCCTGCTACCTGGGCTGGCTGTGGCCGGCGTGGGACTCCAAGAAGCAGACGTTCGCCGACAAGCTCTGCTCCACCGTGGTGGTCCGGGTCGACTAG
- the purH gene encoding bifunctional phosphoribosylaminoimidazolecarboxamide formyltransferase/IMP cyclohydrolase, producing MSWGVWPVTATALRDERYRSVHTENTDTVKPIRRALISVYDKSGLEELALGLHGAGVTLVSTGSTAAKIAAAGVPVTKVEELTGFPECLDGRVKTLHPRVHAGILADLRLEDHRKQLTELGVEPFDLVVVNLYPFTETVASGATPDECVEQIDIGGPSMVRAAAKNHPSVAVVTSPERYADVLTAVSGGGFDLAARKRLAAEAFRHTAAYDVAVASWFADDYAAADDSGFPDFLGATYERGNVLRYGENPHQGAALYVSGTGGLAQAEQLHGKEMSYNNYTDTDAARRAAYDHAEPCVAIIKHANPCGIAIGTDLAEVHRRAHACDPVSAYGGVIAVNRPVTTAMAEQVAEIFTEVIVAPAYEDGAVEILARKKNIRVLRCPDAPSAPVEVKQIDGGALLQVTDRLQADGDNPENWKLASGDALGAAELAELSFAWKACRAVKSNAILLAKDGASVGVGMGQVNRVDSAKLAVERAGEERARGAYAASDAFFPFPDGFEILANAGVKAVVQPGGSIRDELVVEAAEKAGVTMYFTGTRHFFH from the coding sequence ATGTCGTGGGGCGTCTGGCCCGTAACGGCTACCGCATTGAGGGACGAAAGGTACAGGTCGGTGCACACCGAGAACACGGACACCGTTAAGCCCATCCGGCGCGCGCTCATCAGCGTCTACGACAAGTCGGGCCTGGAGGAGCTGGCCCTCGGGCTGCACGGGGCGGGCGTCACGCTCGTCTCCACCGGATCCACCGCGGCGAAGATCGCGGCTGCCGGTGTGCCGGTCACCAAGGTCGAGGAGCTCACCGGCTTCCCGGAGTGCCTGGACGGCCGGGTCAAGACGCTGCACCCGCGGGTGCACGCCGGGATCCTCGCCGACCTCCGCCTGGAGGACCACCGCAAGCAGCTCACCGAGCTGGGGGTGGAGCCCTTCGACCTGGTCGTCGTGAACCTCTACCCCTTCACGGAGACCGTCGCTTCCGGCGCCACCCCCGACGAGTGCGTCGAGCAGATCGACATCGGCGGCCCGTCGATGGTCCGGGCCGCGGCGAAGAACCACCCGTCGGTGGCGGTCGTCACCAGCCCGGAGCGCTACGCGGACGTGCTGACCGCCGTCAGCGGCGGCGGCTTCGACCTGGCCGCGCGCAAGCGTCTCGCGGCCGAGGCGTTCCGCCACACCGCCGCGTACGACGTGGCCGTGGCGAGCTGGTTCGCCGACGACTACGCGGCGGCCGACGACAGCGGCTTCCCCGATTTCCTCGGTGCGACGTACGAGCGCGGCAACGTCCTGCGGTACGGCGAGAACCCGCACCAGGGTGCCGCGCTCTACGTGAGCGGCACGGGCGGCCTCGCCCAGGCCGAGCAGCTGCACGGCAAGGAGATGTCGTACAACAACTACACGGACACCGACGCCGCGCGCCGGGCCGCGTACGACCACGCCGAGCCCTGTGTGGCGATCATCAAGCACGCCAACCCGTGCGGCATCGCGATCGGCACCGACCTCGCGGAGGTGCACCGCAGGGCGCACGCCTGTGACCCGGTCTCCGCGTACGGCGGCGTGATCGCGGTGAACCGTCCGGTCACCACGGCCATGGCCGAGCAGGTGGCCGAGATCTTCACCGAGGTCATCGTCGCTCCGGCGTACGAGGACGGCGCGGTCGAGATCCTGGCCCGCAAGAAGAACATCCGGGTGCTGCGCTGCCCGGACGCCCCGTCGGCCCCGGTCGAGGTCAAGCAGATCGACGGCGGCGCACTCCTCCAGGTCACCGACCGGCTCCAGGCCGACGGCGACAACCCGGAGAACTGGAAGCTCGCATCGGGTGACGCGCTCGGCGCGGCCGAACTCGCCGAGCTGTCGTTCGCCTGGAAGGCGTGCCGCGCCGTGAAGTCCAACGCGATCCTGCTCGCCAAGGATGGCGCGTCCGTCGGCGTCGGCATGGGTCAGGTCAACCGCGTCGACTCGGCGAAGCTCGCCGTGGAGCGCGCGGGCGAGGAGCGGGCCAGGGGTGCGTACGCCGCCTCCGACGCCTTCTTCCCGTTCCCCGACGGCTTCGAGATCCTGGCGAACGCCGGGGTGAAGGCCGTGGTCCAGCCGGGCGGTTCGATCCGTGACGAGCTGGTCGTGGAGGCCGCCGAGAAGGCCGGCGTGACGATGTACTTCACCGGGACGCGTCACTTCTTCCACTAG
- the purN gene encoding phosphoribosylglycinamide formyltransferase has product MRSIRTTAQVVSRKGPAVASPPPPARLVVLVSGSGTNLQALLDAIGDDPAAYGAEIVAVGADRDGIAGLDRARDAGLPTFVCKVKEYADRAAWDAALTEATAAYAPDLVVSAGFMKIVGKDFLAAFGGRFVNTHPALLPAFPGAHGVRDALAYGARVTGCTVHFVDDGVDTGPIIAQGVVEIREQDDESALHERIKEVERRLLVDVVGRLARNGYRIEGRKVQVGAHREHGHR; this is encoded by the coding sequence ATGCGATCGATTCGTACGACCGCACAAGTCGTATCCAGAAAGGGCCCCGCTGTGGCCTCCCCGCCCCCTCCCGCCCGCCTGGTCGTGCTGGTTTCCGGCTCCGGAACCAATCTGCAGGCCCTGCTCGACGCCATCGGTGACGATCCGGCCGCCTACGGTGCCGAGATCGTCGCGGTCGGCGCCGACCGCGACGGCATCGCCGGACTCGACCGCGCCCGCGACGCCGGGCTGCCGACCTTCGTATGCAAGGTGAAGGAGTACGCGGACCGTGCCGCCTGGGACGCCGCGCTGACCGAGGCCACGGCCGCGTACGCGCCGGACCTGGTCGTCTCGGCCGGATTCATGAAGATCGTGGGGAAGGATTTCCTCGCGGCCTTCGGCGGCCGGTTCGTCAATACGCACCCGGCCCTGCTGCCCGCATTTCCCGGGGCCCACGGCGTACGCGACGCGCTCGCGTACGGCGCCAGGGTCACCGGCTGCACCGTCCACTTCGTCGACGACGGCGTCGACACCGGTCCGATCATCGCGCAGGGCGTGGTCGAGATCCGGGAGCAGGACGACGAAAGCGCTCTTCACGAGCGCATCAAAGAAGTCGAGCGAAGGCTGCTCGTCGATGTCGTGGGGCGTCTGGCCCGTAACGGCTACCGCATTGAGGGACGAAAGGTACAGGTCGGTGCACACCGAGAACACGGACACCGTTAA
- a CDS encoding cell division protein PerM: MTDRSLSLVPVRTRTAALSDCVLRGAVAAGFGLSVLTVLVMLLWISSPYPDSGLGGALHVAAALWLLAHGTELTRQDTLSGVPAPLGVVPILLVVLPVWLVQRAAHDALDPANGRPGPSSRGALCAVTGGYLLVAVAVALYAAGGTLPAEPLSALWHLPLAVGAAAAAGVWRARGCPGGPLPRPVRWILPKGARAALARPGMPDTLRAAAAGVMVLTGGGALLVGGALVWHAGAAQQSFLQLTGAWSGRFTVLLLAVSLVPNAAVWGASYALGPGFVLGTGTTVTPLAVTGNTVLPHFPLLTAVPGEGRGSPLGWAVAAVPLAAGVVLGWFVVRGGEKAGPIPLGGTVLSAVSAAVGCAAAMTGLAALAGGPLGTGSLASFGPVWWRTGAAALVWTVGTGLLVALVRRWRVLRRNRPAAPVPQAAGEPEWHDSGARVARWAALRAASAGLKARIPQPGDQPADQAGDQPSNQSGDQADGCAAADQGDADAAANNDGARGEDGEDGDGPAVVQPGPDRTDRADGPDGPDGPDGPDGPDGPDGPGDSGSTEVQDGTDGTDGTSSPGSDNDVPAAVPAVPVTAPAPPAPPETGAEAGPRAEPGAGPGIGSAWPPMSYTDGD; this comes from the coding sequence ATGACCGACCGCAGCCTGTCGCTCGTTCCCGTACGGACCCGTACCGCCGCGCTGTCCGACTGCGTGCTGCGCGGTGCGGTCGCGGCAGGGTTCGGGCTCAGCGTGCTCACCGTCCTGGTGATGCTGCTGTGGATCAGCTCGCCGTACCCCGACAGTGGCCTGGGCGGGGCGCTGCACGTCGCCGCCGCACTGTGGCTGCTGGCTCACGGTACGGAGCTGACCAGGCAGGACACCCTCTCCGGCGTTCCCGCTCCGCTGGGTGTGGTGCCGATACTGCTGGTCGTTCTGCCTGTCTGGCTGGTCCAGCGGGCCGCGCACGACGCGCTCGACCCGGCGAACGGCCGTCCCGGACCGTCGTCGCGAGGTGCCCTGTGCGCGGTCACCGGCGGCTATCTGCTGGTTGCCGTCGCGGTGGCGCTGTACGCGGCGGGCGGGACGCTGCCCGCGGAGCCGCTGAGTGCGCTCTGGCATCTGCCGCTCGCCGTCGGTGCTGCGGCGGCTGCCGGGGTGTGGCGGGCGCGCGGATGTCCGGGCGGACCGTTGCCCCGCCCGGTGCGGTGGATCCTGCCGAAGGGTGCACGTGCGGCCCTCGCCCGGCCCGGGATGCCGGACACGCTGAGGGCCGCTGCCGCCGGTGTCATGGTGCTGACCGGCGGCGGGGCGCTGCTCGTCGGGGGCGCGCTGGTGTGGCACGCGGGCGCGGCGCAGCAGTCGTTCCTCCAGCTCACCGGTGCCTGGTCGGGCCGGTTCACGGTTCTGCTGCTGGCTGTCTCGCTGGTGCCGAACGCGGCTGTCTGGGGGGCTTCGTACGCCCTCGGCCCCGGCTTCGTCCTCGGTACGGGGACCACGGTGACGCCGCTCGCGGTGACCGGGAACACCGTGCTCCCGCACTTCCCCCTGCTGACCGCGGTGCCCGGGGAGGGCCGGGGCTCTCCGCTCGGCTGGGCGGTGGCGGCCGTGCCGTTGGCGGCGGGCGTGGTGCTCGGCTGGTTCGTCGTCCGGGGAGGGGAGAAGGCCGGGCCGATCCCGCTGGGCGGCACCGTGCTCTCCGCTGTGTCGGCGGCCGTGGGGTGCGCGGCGGCGATGACGGGCCTCGCCGCCCTGGCGGGCGGGCCGCTGGGCACCGGCAGTCTGGCGTCCTTCGGCCCTGTGTGGTGGCGCACGGGTGCGGCAGCGCTGGTCTGGACAGTGGGAACGGGGCTGCTGGTCGCGCTGGTCCGGCGCTGGCGGGTCCTCCGGCGCAACCGGCCTGCCGCACCCGTCCCGCAAGCCGCCGGGGAACCGGAGTGGCACGACAGCGGGGCCAGGGTGGCGCGGTGGGCTGCGCTTCGGGCGGCGTCGGCGGGACTGAAGGCCAGGATTCCCCAGCCCGGTGACCAGCCCGCTGACCAAGCCGGTGATCAGCCGAGTAACCAGTCCGGTGACCAGGCCGATGGCTGTGCTGCCGCGGATCAGGGGGATGCGGACGCCGCTGCGAACAATGACGGGGCGCGCGGCGAGGACGGCGAGGACGGTGACGGTCCTGCTGTCGTTCAGCCCGGCCCGGACCGTACGGATAGGGCAGACGGCCCCGATGGCCCCGACGGCCCCGATGGCCCCGACGGCCCCGATGGCCCCGACGGCCCCGGCGACTCCGGCAGTACGGAGGTCCAGGACGGCACCGATGGCACTGACGGCACAAGCAGCCCGGGAAGCGACAACGACGTACCGGCTGCCGTGCCTGCCGTGCCTGTCACAGCCCCGGCCCCGCCCGCCCCGCCGGAAACGGGCGCCGAGGCCGGACCCCGCGCGGAACCCGGAGCCGGTCCGGGCATCGGCAGCGCCTGGCCCCCGATGTCGTACACCGACGGGGACTGA
- a CDS encoding bifunctional methylenetetrahydrofolate dehydrogenase/methenyltetrahydrofolate cyclohydrolase, which produces MTAQILDGKATAAAIKSDLTARVAALKEKGITPGLGTLLVGDDPGSRWYVNGKHRDCAEVGMGSIQRELPDTATQEEIEAVVRELNENPECTGYIVQLPLPKGIDTNRVLSLMDPEKDADGLHPTSLGKLVLNETGPLPCTPYGIIQLLRHHGVEINGAHVVVVGRGITVGRSIPLLLTRKSENATVTQCHTGTRDLPALLKQADIIVAAAGVPHIINPEDVKAGAAVLDVGVSRDENGKIVGDVHPGVADVAAWISPNPGGVGPMTRAQLLVNVVEAAERSVG; this is translated from the coding sequence ATGACAGCCCAGATTCTCGATGGCAAGGCCACCGCAGCCGCGATCAAGTCCGATCTGACCGCCCGCGTGGCGGCCCTCAAGGAGAAGGGGATCACCCCCGGTCTCGGCACACTGCTGGTCGGTGACGATCCGGGCAGCCGCTGGTACGTCAACGGCAAGCACCGTGACTGCGCCGAGGTAGGCATGGGGTCGATCCAGCGTGAACTCCCCGACACCGCAACGCAGGAAGAGATCGAGGCGGTCGTCCGGGAGCTCAACGAGAACCCCGAATGCACCGGCTACATCGTGCAGTTGCCGCTCCCCAAGGGCATCGACACCAACCGCGTCCTGAGCCTGATGGACCCGGAGAAGGACGCCGACGGGCTGCACCCGACCAGCCTCGGCAAGCTCGTACTGAACGAGACGGGCCCGCTGCCCTGCACCCCGTACGGCATCATCCAGCTGCTCCGCCACCACGGGGTGGAGATCAACGGGGCGCATGTCGTGGTCGTCGGGCGCGGCATCACGGTCGGCCGCTCCATCCCGCTGCTGCTGACCCGTAAGTCCGAGAACGCGACAGTGACCCAGTGCCACACCGGCACCCGTGATCTGCCCGCGCTGCTCAAGCAGGCCGACATCATCGTCGCCGCCGCCGGTGTCCCGCACATCATCAACCCCGAGGACGTCAAGGCGGGCGCGGCCGTTCTCGACGTCGGCGTCAGCCGGGACGAGAACGGCAAGATCGTCGGCGATGTGCACCCCGGTGTCGCCGACGTGGCCGCGTGGATCTCCCCGAACCCGGGCGGCGTGGGCCCGATGACCCGTGCTCAGCTGCTCGTGAACGTCGTGGAGGCGGCGGAGCGCAGTGTCGGCTGA
- a CDS encoding malate dehydrogenase: MTRTPVNVTVTGAAGQIGYALLFRIASGHLLGSDVPVKLRLLEIPQGLKAAEGTAMELDDCAFPLLQGIEITDDPNVAFAGANVALLVGARPRTKGMERGDLLAANGGIFGPQGKAINDNAADDIKVLVVGNPANTNALIAQASAPDVPAERFTAMTRLDHNRAISQLSQKTGVPVSEIRRLTIWGNHSATQYPDIFHAEVAGKNAAETVNDEQWLADTFIPTVAKRGAAIIEARGASSAASAANAAIDHVHTWVNGTADGDWTSMGIPSDGSYGVPEGLISSFPVTTEGGTYKIVQGLEINDFSRARIDASVKELSEERDAVRELGLI; encoded by the coding sequence ATGACCCGCACTCCTGTGAATGTCACCGTCACCGGCGCGGCCGGCCAGATCGGCTACGCGCTGCTCTTCCGCATCGCCTCGGGCCACCTGCTCGGCTCGGACGTGCCGGTCAAGCTGCGTCTCCTGGAGATCCCGCAGGGGCTGAAGGCCGCTGAGGGCACCGCGATGGAGCTCGACGACTGCGCCTTCCCGCTGCTCCAGGGCATCGAGATCACGGACGACCCGAACGTCGCTTTCGCCGGTGCCAACGTGGCCCTGCTCGTCGGCGCCCGCCCGCGTACGAAGGGCATGGAGCGCGGTGACCTGCTCGCGGCCAACGGCGGCATCTTCGGCCCGCAGGGCAAGGCCATCAACGACAACGCCGCGGACGACATCAAGGTCCTCGTCGTCGGCAACCCGGCCAACACCAACGCGCTCATCGCGCAGGCCTCGGCCCCGGACGTACCGGCCGAGCGCTTCACCGCGATGACCCGTCTCGACCACAACCGCGCGATCTCGCAGCTCTCGCAGAAGACGGGCGTCCCGGTCTCCGAGATCCGCCGTCTCACCATCTGGGGCAACCACTCGGCCACCCAGTACCCGGACATCTTCCACGCCGAGGTCGCGGGCAAGAACGCCGCCGAGACCGTCAACGACGAGCAGTGGCTGGCCGACACCTTCATCCCGACCGTCGCCAAGCGCGGTGCGGCGATCATCGAGGCGCGCGGCGCCTCCTCGGCCGCCTCGGCCGCGAACGCCGCCATCGACCACGTGCACACCTGGGTCAACGGCACGGCGGACGGCGACTGGACCTCGATGGGTATCCCGTCGGACGGCTCCTACGGTGTTCCCGAGGGCCTCATCTCGTCCTTCCCGGTCACCACCGAGGGCGGCACGTACAAGATCGTCCAGGGCCTGGAGATCAACGACTTCTCCCGCGCGCGTATCGACGCCTCGGTGAAGGAACTCTCCGAGGAGCGCGACGCGGTGCGCGAGCTCGGCCTGATCTGA
- a CDS encoding DUF3592 domain-containing protein: MSDALFYVVPALIAVGAVCIALQAVRARLRMRAAWRSGLTARATCLRTYTTTRYDKDSGRSTTRHHAYEFTPPGGRPVSFEEQHGPSTRIGGDIVTVYYVADRPEHATTLPPATGWKRTMETAATVVLCSVVVAFCAFFVGKGPLSW, encoded by the coding sequence ATGTCCGATGCGTTGTTCTACGTGGTGCCGGCGCTGATCGCCGTCGGCGCCGTCTGCATAGCGCTCCAGGCCGTCCGCGCGCGGCTGAGGATGCGGGCGGCCTGGCGCAGCGGTCTCACGGCGCGGGCGACCTGCCTGCGGACCTACACGACGACCAGGTACGACAAGGACTCCGGCAGGTCCACGACCCGGCACCACGCGTACGAGTTCACGCCGCCCGGTGGGCGGCCCGTGTCCTTTGAGGAGCAGCACGGGCCCAGCACGAGGATCGGCGGCGACATCGTGACCGTCTACTACGTCGCGGACCGGCCCGAGCACGCCACCACGCTGCCGCCGGCCACCGGTTGGAAGCGCACGATGGAGACGGCCGCCACCGTCGTGCTCTGTTCGGTGGTGGTGGCGTTCTGCGCGTTCTTCGTAGGGAAGGGCCCTCTCTCGTGGTGA
- a CDS encoding DUF3017 domain-containing protein: MSADAVERTGPEEPGGSAGLPGFAKRSGADGRSGSASRSGSGSRTGSDGGAAPEAAGGPEGPRRSETPDGAEEPGKPEAPAESEAPAESEGAEEPGKPEAPAESEAPAESEGAAEPEEAAESEETAESGASGEVRAEDEPEGEDAVSAPGPDGEPVRSTRRFPSVTRDTARPEGGGRAAPGDAPAPARQWPLLTVLGAVAAGLLLVAFDVTRVGLLLVGVALMAGAAMRWWVRAVGMLAVRSRFTDTVTYGVLGLVITLLALMVQPQPWLELPFLEDLVHFTVR, encoded by the coding sequence GTGTCGGCTGACGCGGTGGAGCGTACGGGGCCCGAGGAGCCGGGCGGGTCCGCCGGGCTCCCGGGGTTCGCCAAGCGCTCGGGGGCCGACGGCCGTTCGGGTTCTGCGAGCCGTTCGGGATCCGGGAGTCGTACGGGATCCGACGGGGGCGCCGCGCCGGAGGCGGCGGGCGGTCCCGAGGGGCCCCGCAGGTCCGAGACGCCGGACGGTGCCGAGGAACCCGGAAAGCCGGAAGCCCCGGCGGAGTCCGAGGCGCCTGCCGAGTCGGAGGGGGCCGAGGAACCCGGAAAGCCGGAAGCCCCGGCGGAGTCCGAGGCGCCTGCCGAGTCGGAGGGGGCTGCGGAGCCGGAAGAGGCTGCGGAGTCGGAGGAGACGGCGGAGTCCGGGGCGTCCGGCGAGGTCCGAGCCGAGGACGAGCCCGAGGGGGAGGACGCGGTCAGCGCTCCGGGTCCCGACGGGGAGCCCGTGCGCTCGACCCGGCGCTTCCCCTCGGTGACGCGCGACACCGCCCGCCCCGAGGGCGGCGGCCGGGCGGCCCCCGGCGACGCCCCCGCGCCCGCCCGGCAGTGGCCGCTGCTCACCGTGCTCGGCGCGGTCGCCGCGGGACTGCTGCTGGTCGCCTTCGACGTGACCCGGGTGGGGCTGTTGCTCGTCGGCGTCGCACTGATGGCGGGCGCGGCGATGCGCTGGTGGGTACGGGCGGTCGGGATGCTCGCGGTGCGTTCGCGGTTCACGGACACGGTGACGTACGGCGTACTGGGCCTCGTGATCACGCTGCTCGCGCTGATGGTGCAGCCCCAGCCGTGGCTGGAACTGCCGTTCCTGGAGGATCTGGTCCACTTCACGGTGCGCTGA
- a CDS encoding helix-turn-helix domain-containing protein — MTDLPPPKERRRLREAKSLSVKQLAATIGVTPATVRSWESGRTSPEGHRHAAYAKVLAHGPTPQPVREPVPQPVREPVPQPALLPEPESAPASASEPEPESASTSASEPASASVAESQPAPGNRDEPRPLHDATPAEAFDLLYARAAPRLVHQTYALTGRRHLAAESVERAFHLAWQRWPEVATDRDPAGWVRAAAYEYALSPWHRLRRSHKRLDRQPADPDQGPLRDAVLGLPPAYRRTLLLYDGLGLDLPDTAAETEASTPATANRLLYARAAVAEQVPELADPELLQERLAALTSTGPEVKLPEARVVRTGSEHRIRFWTRLTAGFVVLLTASTGYTLATAPTYYARPTGAPHRVEGVPPRGGPQRLTAEDVKLRQKLRTEPANGPGRLVPSTD, encoded by the coding sequence ATGACGGATCTCCCGCCCCCGAAGGAACGGCGTCGGCTGCGCGAGGCGAAATCGCTGAGCGTGAAGCAGCTCGCGGCCACGATCGGGGTGACACCGGCGACCGTACGGTCCTGGGAGTCCGGTCGTACGAGCCCGGAGGGCCACCGGCACGCGGCATACGCGAAGGTACTGGCGCACGGGCCGACGCCGCAGCCCGTCCGGGAGCCGGTCCCTCAGCCCGTCCGGGAGCCCGTCCCGCAGCCCGCCCTCCTGCCGGAGCCGGAATCAGCACCGGCATCGGCATCGGAGCCAGAACCGGAATCGGCATCGACGTCGGCATCAGAGCCGGCATCAGCCTCGGTGGCGGAGTCGCAGCCGGCTCCGGGCAACCGCGACGAGCCCCGGCCGCTCCACGACGCCACCCCGGCCGAAGCCTTCGACCTGCTCTACGCGCGGGCCGCGCCCCGCCTCGTCCACCAGACGTACGCCCTCACCGGCCGCCGTCATCTCGCCGCGGAGTCCGTCGAGCGCGCGTTCCACCTGGCCTGGCAGCGCTGGCCGGAGGTGGCGACCGACCGGGACCCCGCCGGATGGGTGCGCGCGGCGGCGTACGAGTACGCGCTGTCGCCCTGGCACCGGTTACGCCGCAGCCACAAACGTCTCGACCGGCAGCCCGCAGACCCGGACCAGGGTCCGCTGCGCGACGCGGTCCTCGGCCTGCCGCCCGCGTACCGGCGCACCCTGCTGCTCTACGACGGTCTCGGTCTGGACCTCCCGGACACCGCGGCCGAGACCGAGGCGAGCACGCCCGCGACCGCGAACCGTCTCCTGTACGCGCGAGCGGCCGTCGCCGAGCAGGTGCCGGAACTGGCGGATCCCGAACTGCTCCAGGAGCGGCTCGCCGCGCTCACATCGACCGGTCCCGAGGTGAAGCTCCCCGAGGCGCGGGTGGTCAGGACGGGAAGCGAACACCGGATCAGGTTCTGGACGCGGCTCACGGCCGGGTTCGTCGTCCTGCTCACCGCGTCGACGGGCTACACCCTGGCCACGGCCCCCACGTACTACGCCAGACCGACGGGTGCCCCGCACCGCGTCGAGGGCGTCCCGCCGCGTGGCGGCCCGCAGCGACTGACAGCGGAGGACGTGAAGCTGCGGCAGAAGCTCCGTACCGAACCGGCGAACGGTCCGGGTCGTCTGGTGCCGTCGACGGACTGA